The segment GCCTTCGCCGTCGCTACGGGCGTCATCACCGACATCGGCGGGATGATGTGCCACGCCGCCATCGTGTGCCGCGAATACGGCATTCCTGCGGTGGTGGGCACGGGCTTTGCCACAGCCCGCCTCACCACAGGCCAAAGGGTCCGGATCGACGGCAAGGCAGGGACCGTCGTCGTCCTCGAACCGGCGCTCGAAACCGAAACCGCAACTGAAGCCGCCCCCGCGGTCCGATAGGAGAGCCCATGTACATCCACGAATTCAGTGACCCCGGTTGCCAGGACGTCCGCGAAGTCGGCGGCAAAGCCGCCGGGCTCGCCCAGATGACCGCCGCAGGCCTGCCGGTCGCGCCCGGCTTTGCGATTACCGCGGCAGCCTACCGCAGCTATCTCCAGACTGACGGCCTGCAGGAATTCACCCGCGGCGTGCTCGATGCCTTGGGAAGTGGCCGGGACCAGACCGCGTTCGACGACGCCGATCGCACCATCAGCGAACGGCTCACCGGAGTGCCCCTTCCCGAAGCGATCGCGAACGCGATCCGTGCCGCGTACGCCAAGCTCTGCGTCGACACCGGAGTGGACAACATCGCGGTGGCAGTGCGTTCCAGTGCCACCGCGGAAGACTCCGTGGGCGCCAGCTTTGCCGGGGAGTTCGAGACGTGGGTGGACATCGTCGGGGCCGACGCCGTCCTCGAGTACGTGCACAAATGCTATGTCAGCGTGTTCGCCGGACGGGTCCTCTCGTATCTGGCCGAGAAGGAAATAGACCCACATGCCATCGAGATGGCAGTGGTGATCCAGAAGACGGTGCGGGCGCGGGCCGCAGGGGTGATGTTCACGCTCAGCCCCACCAGCGGGGATCGCTCCAAGATCGTCATGGAAGCCAGCTGGGG is part of the Arthrobacter methylotrophus genome and harbors:
- a CDS encoding PEP/pyruvate-binding domain-containing protein — protein: MYIHEFSDPGCQDVREVGGKAAGLAQMTAAGLPVAPGFAITAAAYRSYLQTDGLQEFTRGVLDALGSGRDQTAFDDADRTISERLTGVPLPEAIANAIRAAYAKLCVDTGVDNIAVAVRSSATAEDSVGASFAGEFETWVDIVGADAVLEYVHKCYVSVFAGRVLSYLAEKEIDPHAIEMAVVIQKTVRARAAGVMFTLSPTSGDRSKIVMEASWGLGLSVVGGEVTPDRFVVDKVGLGIADRTLGNKIIEYRRGDAPVEVPAERRELLCLQDDEVVALATLGKKLERMHQAPQDIEFAVDEELPAGSNLILLQCRPETVWSNAVRKPAFDAGAGMMSWITGSISGATAVPAHTHDASHRH